TGCTGAACTGTCAGCTGACCATGTGAAATCATTACAGAATGATGAAACTCTTTCTTTGGAACTGTTTTTTGTATTGATAACATAAAGCTGGTTTTGGATTCCATCTTCCTCCGTATAAGCGAGCAGTAAACTGTCCGGTGAAAACATCAGTCTTTTAGGATTTGCTTTGGTAATGGATACTAACTTCTTTTCATTATTTTCCAAAGAATATATCCAGATACCAAAAAAACTGTCTTCCTCAGAAAAGAATGCCAGCTTTTTGCCGTCTGATGACAGAGTCGGACTGAATTCAGAAACGTTTGTATCCGTTACTCTTTGAATTTTTTGCTGATCTTTATCTTCAAGATAAATTTCCTGATTTCCATCCTGATCAGAAATATATGAAACTACATTACTTGAGGCCTGGACATTATTTATTTCTGTTACCGTTGAGGAAAGCACTTGTGCATCATTTTTCTGATTAACTACAATAAATAAACCACCGCCAATCACGATAATAATCACAGCAACAAAAAAAATGTATAAATACTTCATCTTAAATATTTTCGGTTTACTGTAACCAGGCATACTGTTTTTTAATTGTTTCTAACTGAGTTTGTATTTCTTCGTCTGTATTTCCTCCGCTTAGTTCCTGATTGAGAGCGGTTTTTTTCGAATTAACAAGGCCAAAAAGCTTGAGGTGTAAATCACGGTATGAATCGGGAACTTTTTCGTCCAATAACTTTTGTTCAATAATACTGAGCTCCTCCGAATCCGGCGCAGATTCTAATTCTGAAACGATTGATTTAATATCATTCTGATAGCTATTCACCAGCTCCTCGGGTGTGACCACGACCTCATCCTCAGCTTTTACTATCGCAGAAAGCACTGTCCCGTTCTGATCAGTATCTTCATTCAAAACAAACTCATTAAAACTGATCAATATGGCCATAACGATGAAAAATGCAGCAAAAGGATATCCAAATTTTTTTAGTGATTTCAGCATATTTTTAAAATTAATGTTCTAAAGTAATCCTTTTTTTCTAAAATATAATATTGTTCCCCCGATTATCAGTAACATCGTACCGATAATTCCCCACATCACACCGGGGGTATCTGCGAATGGCAGACCGATAACGTTCATGCCGTAAATACTCGCAATCAGAGTCATGGGCAGTAGGGCGACGGAAATAATGGTAAGCAATTTTATCCCCTCATTGATCTTATGTGAGATTAATGATTCGTTTGTATCACTCAACCCTTTGACTATTTCCCGGTAGTTTTCAAGCAACATCCAGATTCTTTCAATATGATCATGAATATCATCAAAATATATATCTGAATCTGTCCCCAAAAACCCCCGCTTTAAGTGCACCATTGTATCTATTAAAAATCTCTGCGGTTCCACAATTTTTCTGAAATTCAGTATATTACGCCGTTCCATTGCGAGTTCCTTCACCAGGTCGATCGTTTTATCACTATAAATGTCCTCTTCAATCCCCCTCAGGTTCTCACCAATTTTATCAACCATCGAAAATGCTTTTTTGAAAATAGGGTTGATCAAGTTGTACAGCAGATATCCGGACCCTTTGCTCATAAACTGGTCCCGCGGTTCTTTATTTTTTTCCAGATAATTAATCATTCCTTCGACCGCATCAAACCCCTCTTTATGCAAAGATATCAGAAAACCATCTCCAATAAATACATTTAATCTCCGATAAATCATTCTCTTCTCTTTTCGGTCATAATCAGGAAAATGAAACACGATAAAGAGATATTTTTCGTATATATCCAGTTTCGGCGACTCCGTTACAGAAAGACAGTCGCGCAGGTCAAAATAATGAAATCCGTATTTAGATTTAAGATACGCGGTGTCTTCTTCGGTGGGCTGGATAATATTTGTCCACTCTAAACCATTGTGCTCTATCGTTGTTCGTGACATAAGCCTCCAAAATTAGTCTATTTTTCTTGTGCTATTTTAACATAAAATGCGAAATAAATAAAGTACTATGAGATATGCCTATTTAATCTTAAAATAATAAAAACAAAAAGACCGGTGTAGGTCAGCCCGGTCTTTTTTGTTTCATAGGATATTTTAGAAATGCATTCCGCCATTGCGCTTTCCCATGCCATTTCCCATTCCCATTCCATGCATATTTCCGCTGTTTTCCTCGTGCTGTGCTCTCAGTTGTTCAGCCTGTTCCTCTGTGTAGAAACCGGAATCGATGCGGGCCTGCAGGTTTTCCTCAAACTGGGCATTCATATTGCTCTGAATGTCAGTATAGGTTACTCCCTGCTCTTCAGCTATTTCGATAAAGGTCTTGCCTTCATCCAGCTTGGCTTGCAGCTCATCGACTGTCAGTTTAAGCATTTCCGCTTTCTGGTCGAGCATTTTTTCAAAACCCATACCAGCACCACGACCTCTGCCCATCATACAGTCATCATCTACTGCAGTTGTATTATCTACTGCTACTTCTGTATCGGCAGTAACAACTTCCGTATCGGATAATGTCGCACCTTGCGCCATGGTAAATCCGATTCCGACTGTACCGAGCGCAACCGTGGAAACGAGTGCGGTTAGTAACATTTTTTTCATGTTGCCTTGTCCTTTCTTAAGTTTTAAATGTTCGACCTTTCATCATTTACTACGCACCTGACGAAATATTTATTTCATTCGTTGCTGATCGCCTGTACCGGAGAAACATTTGAAGCCCTGGTTGCGGGGATAATTGATACTACCGCTGCAATCACAATCAATAGTGCGGTATAGATTCCAAACATCTGCCAATCAATTCCAGTGAAGGTACCCGCTGATGTATTCTGTACAACTGCAAATGTTTCCTCTATGGTGTTTTTGATAAAGCCGTCAAACCATAGCTGTACCGGTTTGGCGATTAATAATACCAGCAAGATACCCAGAGCTGCGCCGAACAGATATCCGATTAACGTATACATGATTGCCTGCGACATAAACAATTGTTTAATATCACGTTTAGTCGCACCGATAGCCCGGAATACTCCGATTTCTTTTTTGCTTTCTGAGACAAATTTACCCATAGTCAGCACGATGATAATTGCCGACAGAATAATAAACGAAATTGTCAGGACGGTTGTAACATTATTGAGTGTTGACTGCAGTTCGGCGAATACTTCCAGATCATTCAAATCCTGATAAGCAAAGCCCAGGTCATTCAGATCTTTAACCACCTGGCTCCTGTTCTCCGTGTTATTAATCTTTATTAGCATGGTGTCCGATGTTTTTACCGCTTCTTCATAGACCGATGTATTCTCGTAGATTCCAATCACTTCTCCGGAACTACCTAACATCTGGGAACGGAAAGCGTCAGTATCACCTTCTTCGCGCTCAGTTTCAATCACCAGCCCCGGAATTGCATAAGTATCCTGAAGTTCTTCAGCAGCATCCACCTCAACATTCAGACCTGCTCCAGTGGCCGGAGCGCGCATCATTCCACCAACCCCTCCGACTGCGCCGAAACCGCCAATTGTCCCGCCGCCACTACCACCCAGTTCCAGTCCGTCAAAAGTCATACCGGTATAAACAGAGTTTAAATCA
The Patescibacteria group bacterium genome window above contains:
- a CDS encoding magnesium transporter CorA family protein, with amino-acid sequence MSRTTIEHNGLEWTNIIQPTEEDTAYLKSKYGFHYFDLRDCLSVTESPKLDIYEKYLFIVFHFPDYDRKEKRMIYRRLNVFIGDGFLISLHKEGFDAVEGMINYLEKNKEPRDQFMSKGSGYLLYNLINPIFKKAFSMVDKIGENLRGIEEDIYSDKTIDLVKELAMERRNILNFRKIVEPQRFLIDTMVHLKRGFLGTDSDIYFDDIHDHIERIWMLLENYREIVKGLSDTNESLISHKINEGIKLLTIISVALLPMTLIASIYGMNVIGLPFADTPGVMWGIIGTMLLIIGGTILYFRKKGLL